From Arachis stenosperma cultivar V10309 chromosome 2, arast.V10309.gnm1.PFL2, whole genome shotgun sequence, one genomic window encodes:
- the LOC130963046 gene encoding uncharacterized protein At4g04775-like, whose protein sequence is MYGTDTTMSNSRDRGSGRDASNDEGRSIFVSSIGSAGVRTKKKFIASKCNCGIHAILFLSSTQSNPNRLFFGCPNFKTAESHCKYFLWLDEYVLLFEEEEINDDNLYGRNPKQNHLLDVAVLMEMKVTKLEDRISGLELQMKNSRHVKCNRGFNYPLMAVVFVFGVVFANYLH, encoded by the exons ATGTATGGAACTGATACCACCATGAGCAATAGCAGAGATCGTGGGAGTGGAAGAGATGCGTCGAACGATGAGGGTAGGAGTATTTTTGTGAGCTCCATTGGCAGTGCTGGAGTGAGGACGAAGAAAAAATTCATTGCCTCGAAATGTAATTGTGGGATTCATGCAATTCTATTCTTGTCGTCAACACAGTCGAATCCTAATAGGCTATTCTTTGGATGCCCAAATTTCAAG ACTGCAGAATCTCATTGCAAATATTTTCTATGGCTGGATGAATATGTTTTACTATTTGAAGAGGAGGAAATAAATGATGACAACCTTTATGGTCGGAATCCAAAGCAAAATCATTTGTTAGATGTAGCTGTTTTGATGGAGATGAAAGTGACTAAGTTAGAGGACAGAATTTCTGGGTTAGAGTTACAGATGAAAAATTCTAGACACGTTAAGTGTAATAGAGGTTTTAATTATCCATTGATGGCTGTTGTGTTTGTATTTGGAGTTGTATTTGCAAATTATCTCCATTAA